The following proteins are co-located in the Vigna angularis cultivar LongXiaoDou No.4 chromosome 2, ASM1680809v1, whole genome shotgun sequence genome:
- the LOC108327690 gene encoding brefeldin A-inhibited guanine nucleotide-exchange protein 2 isoform X2, with the protein MASSEADSRLKQVLVPALEKIIKNASWRKHAKLAHECKSVIENLTSQPKPQSPASDDAADLEASVPGPIHDGGPVEYSLAESESILRPLIAAAGSGVVKIADPAVDAVQRLIAHGFLRGEADSGGGAPEAKLLASLIEAVCKCHEFGDDAVELLVLKTLLSAVTSISLRIHGDCLLLIVRTCYDIFLDSKNLVNQTTAKASLIQMLVIVFRRMEADSSTVPVQPIVVAELMDPVEKSDAENSMTQSVQGFITKIVQDIDGVLNPVAPSSLGAHDGAFETTVAATVEAANPADLLDSTDKDMLDAKYWEISMYKTALEGRKEELVDGEVVERDDDLEIQIGNKLRRDAFLVFRALCKLSMKTPTKEASVDPQLMKGKIVALELLKILLENAGAVFRTSERFLGAIKQYLCLSLLKNSASTLLIVFQLSCSIFISLVSRFRAGLKAEIGVFFPMIVLRVLENVAQPNFQQKMIVLRFLEKLCDDSQILVDIFINYDCDVNSTNIFERMVNGLLKTAQGVPPGATTTVLPPQEETLKLEAMKCLVAVLKSMGDWMNKQFRIPDPLSGKKVEAVDNDHDAGVPPTANGNGEEPAEGSDTQSEVSNETSEVSNIEQRRAYKLKLQEGISLFNRKPKKGIEFLINANKVGNSPEEIAAFLKDASGLNKTLIGDYLGEREELSLKVMHAYVDSFDFQGLEFDEAIRAFLQGFRLPGEAQKIDRIMEKFAERYCKCNPKVFSSADTAYVLAYSVILLNTDAHNPMVKNKMSAEDFIKNNRGIDDGKDVPEEYLRSLYERISRNEIKMKEVDLETQQIQAVNSNRLLGLDSILNIVIRKRGEDSNMETSDDLIRHMQEQFKEKARKTESIYYAATDVVILRFMIEVCWAPMLAAFSVPLDQSDDEFIIALCLEGFRYAIHVTSVMSMKTHRDAFVTSLAKFTSLHSPADIKQKNIDAIKVIVTIADEDGNYLQEAWEHILTCVSRFEHLHLLGEGAPPDATFFAFPQNDSEKTKQSKSTILPVLKKKGPGRMQYAAATVMRGSYDSTGIGSNTSGAVTSEQVNNLVSNLNMLEQVGSSEMNRIYTRSQKLNSEAIIDFVKALCKVSMEELRSPSDPRVFSLTKIVEIAHYNMNRIRLVWSSIWHVLSDFFVTIGCSGNLSIAIFAMDSLRQLSMKFLEREELANYNFQNEFMKPFVIVMRKSSAVEIRELIIRCVSQMVLSRVNNVKSGWKSMFMVFTTAAYDDHKNIVLLSFEIMEKIIRDYFPYITETETTTFTDCVNCLIAFTNSRFNKEISLNAIAFLRFCATKLAAGDLGSSSRNSDKETYGKVSTPSPRTGKEGKQENGEVTDKDDHLYFWFPLLAGLSELSFDPRSEIRQSALKVLFETLRNHGHLFSLPLWERVFESVLFPIFDYVRHAIDPSGSNSEVNESETDGQLDQDAWLYETCTLALQLVVDLFVNFYNTVNPLLRKVLMLLVSFIKRPHQSLAGIGIAAFVRLMSNAGELFSDEKWLEVVFSLKEAANATLPNFQFLDSGDIATGNHEHASMAEDDRDPEQSGSHDSLQSVRTQHLYAHLSDAKCRAAVQLLLIQAVMEIYNMYRSQLSAKALLVLFEALHDVALHAHKINSNLILRSKLQEYGSMTQMQDPPLLRLENESYQICLTFLQNLVVDTPPNYEEIEVETLFVQLCQEVLKFYIEVAGSGRVSESSNGRQLNWLVPLGSGKRRELAARAPLVVASLQGMCNLGDTSLEKNLDHFFPLITGLISCEHGSTEVQVALSDMLSLSVGPLLLRSC; encoded by the exons ATGGCTTCTTCGGAAGCCGATTCCCGTCTGAAGCAGGTGCTCGTTCCCGCGCTCGAGAAAATCATCAAGAACGCGTCGTGGAGAAAACACGCGAAGCTCGCACACGAGTGCAAATCCGTGATCGAAAACCTAACCTCACAGCCGAAGCCTCAGTCGCCGGCCTCCGACGACGCCGCCGATCTGGAGGCATCCGTACCCGGCCCGATCCACGATGGAGGTCCAGTGGAGTACTCGCTCGCAGAGTCGGAGTCGATCCTACGCCCGCTCATCGCAGCCGCGGGCTCCGGCGTCGTGAAGATCGCCGATCCCGCTGTCGACGCCGTACAGCGACTCATCGCGCACGGATTCCTTCGCGGTGAGGCCGACTCCGGTGGCGGCGCGCCCGAGGCCAAGCTGCTCGCGAGCCTGATTGAGGCAGTGTGCAAGTGCCACGAATTCGGCGACGACGCCGTCGAATTGCTCGTGCTGAAGACTCTCTTGTCAGCGGTGACTTCGATTTCGCTGCGAATTCACGGCGATTGCTTGCTGTTGATTGTGAGAACTTGTTATGACATATTCCTAGATAGTAAGAATTTGGTGAATCAGACGACGGCGAAAGCGTCGTTGATTCAGATGTTAGTGATTGTGTTTAGGAGGATGGAGGCGGATTCGTCCACGGTTCCTGTTCAGCCTATTGTTGTGGCTGAATTGATGGATCCTGTAGAGAAATCTGACGCGGAAAACTCCATGACGCAGTCTGTACAGGGTTTTATCACCAAGATTGTGCAGGACATCGATGGAGTTCTGAATCCGGTGGCGCCGTCATCTTTGGGCGCACATGACGGTGCCTTTGAGACAACAGTGGCGGCAACCGTGGAGGCTGCGAATCCAGCGGATTTGTTGGATTCCACTGACAAAGACATGTTGGATGCCAAGTATTGGGAGATCAGTATGTATAAGACGGCATTGGAAGGGAGGAAAGAGGAACTGGTGGATGGCGAGGTGGTGGAGAGGGACGATGATCTGGAGATTCAGATTGGGAATAAGCTCAGGAGAGATGCATTTTTGGTGTTCAGGGCCCTTTGTAAGTTGTCCATGAAGACGCCGACGAAGGAGGCATCTGTGGACCCTCAGTTGATGAAGGGGAAGATTGTGGCCCTGGAGTTGTTGAAGATCTTGTTGGAGAATGCCGGAGCTGTCTTCAGGACTAGCGAAAG GTTTTTGGGTgccatcaagcagtacttatgtTTATCATTGCTGAAGAACAGTGCCTCAACTCTTTTGATCGTTTTTCAGCTATCTTGCTCCATCTTCATTAGTCTGGTATCAAGATTTAGAGCTGGACTGAAAGCAGAAATTGGAGTATTTTTCCCCATGATTGTTCTTAGGGTTCTAGAAAATGTTGCTCAACCTAATTTCCAGCAAAAGATGATTGTGCTTCGTTTTCTGGAGAAGCTCTGTGATGATTCACAGATATTGGTAGacatttttatcaattatgaCTGTGATGTCAATTCAACAAACATATTTGAGAG GATGGTAAATGGACTCCTTAAAACTGCCCAGGGTGTCCCTCCTGGTGCAACAACCACAGTTTTGCCACCTCAAGAGGAAACACTGAAACTTGAAGCCATGAAGTGTTTAGTTGCTGTTTTAAAATCCATGGGAGACTGGATGAACAAACAATTCCGCATTCCAGATCCTCTTTCAGGCAAAAAAGTTGAAGCAGTTGATAATGATCATGATGCTGGAGTTCCTCCCACTGCAAATGGGAATGGTGAAGAGCCAGCTGAAGGATCAGATACTCAGTCTGAAGTCTCCAATGAGACATCTGAGGTTTCAAACATTGAGCAACGTCGGGCTTATAAACTGAAACTTCAG GAAGGTATATCACTTTTTAACAGGAAGCCAAAGAAAGGAATTGAATTCCTCATCAATGCCAACAAAGTGGGTAATTCACCAGAGGAAATAGCAGCTTTTCTTAAAGATGCATCTGGGTTGAACAAGACTTTGATTGGGGATTATCTAGGAGAAAGGGAAGAATTATCCTTGAAAGTAATGCATGCATATGTGGATTCTTTTGACTTTCAAGGGTTGGAGTTTGATGAAGCAATCAGGGCCTTTCTTCAAGGCTTTAGACTGCCTGGTGAGGCACAGAAAATTGATCGAATTATGGAAAAGTTTGCAGAACGATATTGTAAATGTAATCCAAAAGTCTTTTCTAGTGCTGATACGGCGTATGTTCTTGCCTATTCTGTGATACTGCTTAACACTGATGCTCATAATCCTATGGTGAAAAACAAG ATGTCGGCTGAagatttcataaaaaataatcgtGGCATAGATGATGGAAAAGATGTACCAGAAGAATATTTGAGGTCTTTGTATGAACGAATATCTAGAAATGAGATcaaaatgaaagaagttgaTCTGGAAACCCAGCAAATTCAGGCTGTGAACTCGAACAGACTTTTAGGCTTGGATAGTATATTGAATATTGTGATCCGGAAGCGAGGGGAAGACAGTAATATGGAGACCAGTGATGATCTAATCCGACATATGCAGgaacaattcaaagaaaaagctCGCAAAACTGA GTCAATCTATTATGCAGCAACTGATGTTGTAATCCTCAGATTCATGATTGAGGTCTGCTGGGCACCAATGTTAGCTGCCTTCAGTGTTCCTCTTGATCAAAGTGATGATGAATTTATAATAGCGCTGTGTCTTGAGGGCTTTCGATATGCTATTCATGTTACTTCTGTAATGTCCATGAAGACTCACAGAGATGCTTTTGTGACTTCACTAGCAAAATTTACCTCCCTTCATTCTCCTGCTGATATTAAGCAGAAAAATATAGATGCGATCAAG GTGATTGTTACTATTGCTGATGAGGATGGGAATTACTTGCAAGAAGCTTGGGAGCATATCTTGACCTGTGTTTCCCGATTTGAACATCTACATCTTCTCGGAGAGGGGGCCCCACCTGATGCCACTTTCTTTGCATTCCCTCAAAATGATTCTGAAAAAACAAAGCAATCAAAATCAACTATTCTTCctgttttaaagaaaaagggACCCGGAAGGATGCAATATGCAGCTGCCACAGTGATGCGGGGTTCATATGATAGCACTGGAATCGGTAGTAATACTTCTGGAGCTGTGACTTCGGAACAGGTGAACAATCTAGTCTCCAATTTGAACATGTTGGAACAAGTCGGAAGCTCGGAAATGAATCGCATATACACTCGGAGTCAGAAGCTGAACAGTGAGGCCATAATAGATTTTGTCAAGGCTTTGTGCAAAGTTTCCATGGAGGAACTTAGATCTCCATCTGATCCACGGGTGTTCAGCCTTACAAAGATAGTTGAAATTGC ACACTATAATATGAACCGCATCAGGCTTGTGTGGTCAAGCATATGGCATGTTCTCTCAGATTTCTTTGTAACCATTGGCTGTTCTGGGAACCTTTCAATTGCAATTTTTGCAATGGATTCCTTGCGTCAGTTGTCAATGAAATTTCTGGAGCGAGAGGAATTggctaattataattttcagaATGAATTTATGAAGCCTTTCGTCATTGTTATGAGGAAGAGTAGTGCTGTTGAAATTAGAGAACTTATCATTAGATGTGTCTCCCAAATGGTTTTATCACGGGTCAACAATGTAAAATCAGGATGGAAGAGCATGTTCATG GTATTCACAACAGCAGCATATGATGACCACAAAAATATTGTACTCTTGTCTTTTGAAATTATGGAGAAAATTATTCGAGATTACTTTCCATACATCACTGAGACTGAAACCACCACCTTTACAGATTGTGTTAATTGTCTAATTGCATTCACCAATAGTAGATTTAACAAAGAGATTAGCCTAAATGCCATTGCTTTCCTTCGATTCTGTGCCACAAAACTAGCAGCAGGAGACCTTGGATCTTCGTCCAGAAATAGTGACAAGGAAACTTATGGAAAGGTGTCTACTCCTTCACCTCGAACAGGAAAAGAGGGGAAACAAGAAAATGGGGAGGTGACAGACAAAGATGATCATCTCTATTTCTGGTTTCCTTTATTGGCTG GTTTGTCTGAACTTAGCTTTGACCCAAGATCTGAAATAAGGCAAAGCGCCTTGAAGGTCCTGTTTGAAACGTTACGCAACCATGGCCACCTTTTTTCACTACCTTTATGGGAAAGAGTATTTGAATCAGTCCTATTTCCAATATTTGATTATGTTCGTCATGCCATTGATCCTTCTGGGAGTAACTCAGAGGTCAATGAATCAGAGACTGACGGTCAGCTTGATCAAGATGCATGGCTTTACGAGACATGCACACTAGCCCTGCAATTGGTTGTAGATCTTTTTGTCAACTTCTATAACACTGTCAATCCACTTTTAAGGAAGGTTTTGATGCTCCTGGTAAGCTTTATAAAGCGCCCTCATCAAAGCCTGGCTGGCATTGGTATTGCTGCTTTTGTTCGTTTGATGAGTAATGCTGGGGAGCTGTTTTCTGATGAGAAGTGGTTAGAAGTGGTTTTTTCACTAAAAGAAGCAGCAAATGCAACACTCCCTAACTTTCAATTCCTTGACAGTGGAGACATTGCGACTGGAAATCATGAACATGCTTCAATGGCTGAAGATGACAGGGATCCTGAGCAGTCTGGCTCACATGATAGTTTACAAAGCGTGAGGACTCAACATCTTTATGCACATTTATCTGATGCAAAGTGCCGAGCTGCTGTTCAGCTTTTATTGATCCAg GCGGTGATGGAGATCTATAACATGTATCGATCTCAGCTTTCAGCAAAAGCTCTACTTGTCTTGTTTGAGGCTTTGCATGATGTGGCATTACATGCTCACAAGATTAACAGCAATCTCATTTTACGTTCAAAATTACAAGAGTATGGCTCTATGACTCAAATGCAAGACCCTCCACTGTTACGCCTGGAGAATGAGTCCTACCAAATATGCCTCACATTTTTACAGAACCTTGTTGTGGATACGCCTCCTAATTATGAGGAGATTGAGGTAGAGACACTTTTTGTTCAGCTTTGTCAGGAAGTCTTGAAGTTTTATATTGAAGTTGCAGGTTCTGGAAGAGTATCCGAATCTTCTAATGGTAGGCAGCTGAATTGGTTAGTTCCACTAGGGTCTGGGAAGAGGAGAGAATTGGCTGCACGTGCACCCCTTGTTGTGGCCTCTCTTCAAGGTATGTGTAATTTGGGAGATACATCTTTGGAGAAGAACCTGGATCATTTTTTCCCTCTTATCACTGGCTTGATAAGTTGCGAACATGGGTCAACTGAGGTTCAGGTAGCTCTCAGTGATATGCTTAGTTTATCAGTTGGTCCTCTTCTGCTACGCTCATGTTAA